TGGGCCTGGAGACATCAAAGACCTGGTAGCTTCCTTTCAGGAAAGTGTGGTTCGGGTGCTTACTAAAAAAACTATTTTCGCTGCCAAAAAACTGAACGTCAAAAAGATAGTCGTAGGAGGGGGAGTGGCTGCGAACAGAGCTCTCAGAAAGAGGTTACAGGAAGAAGCCCAGAAAGAAAGACTCGAGGTCTATCTCCCCTCAAAAAGTTTCTGCACCGACAATGCAGCAATGGTAGCCGCGTGCGGTTATTTTCATTTTGTTCGAAACCCTCAGCGCTATTTCTCGGTTAAAACACTGGAACCAGATCCGAAACTTGGCATAACCTGATTTTTAAGCCGAGAAACTTGCATTCTCTGGGCACTCTGTTATCATAGATTGAGCAACTTTTGGGTAACTTTAACCTTAGCTGGTACCGGAAAGGAAGGTGCTTTGAATGGCTGCAAAAAGAGTAGTTCTTGGAATTGAGGCTCAGAAGGCCATAAAAAATGGGATAAACAAAGTAGCAAACTTGGTAAGGCTAACTCTTGGTCCCAAAGGCAGGAACGTGGTTATAGAGAGGAAGTATGGTCCTCCGTTGGTTAGTAATGATGGTGTGACTATAGCCAGAGAGGTGGAAATTGAAAACTACCTCGAGGAGCTGGGTAGTAAACTTGCAAAAGAGGTAGCCACCAAAACCAACGACGTTGTTGGTGATGGCACCACGACTGCCCTGGTACTTGCCCAAACAATGATCGAAGAAGGCCTCAAAGCAACAACCATAGCGTGCAATCCGGTTTTACTTAGACAAGGCATGGAAAAAGCGCTCAAGCAGGTGATTGAGTTTATAGAAAATTCAAGTATCAGCATAGAAAGCTCGGAACAGATTGTTCAGGTGGCTTCCATTTCTGCCAACGACGTTGCAATTGGCAGACTCATTGCCCAGGCAATGGAAAAGGTTGGTAGAGATGGAGTGATCACCGTTGAAGAATCACCTTCATCCCAAACTGTTCTGGAATTAGTAGAGGGGATTCAGTTTGACCGTGGTTTCCTTTCCCCATATATGATCACCAATCCAGAAAAGATGGAAGCAGTGCTTGAGAACCCCTATATACTGGTTACGGATTTTAAAATAAGTACTAGCAGAGCCCTGCTTCCTCTTTTACAAAAAATCCACCAGAGGGGAGCCTCTTTGCTCATCATTGCTGAGGAGTTGGAAGGAGAAGCCCTAACTACTTTGGTGGTCAATAAACTCCAGGGTGTTTTGAAGGTCCTGGCGGTAAAAGCTCCTGCCTTTGGAGAGCGCAGAAAGGAAATTCTTAAGGATATAGCAGTGTTGACCGGAGCTCAGGTGATTTCTCAAGAGTTGGGCATGAAACTTGAAAAAGTGACTCTTGACCTTCTGGGGCGAGCTGACAAAGTTGTGGCCACCAAAGAAAAGACCACCATTATAGGGGGTAAGGGGAACAAAAAAGACATTGAGGAACGTATAAAGCAAATCAAGGTCCAAATCGATCGAGCTACTTCCGAATATGATAGAGAAAAACTTCGTGAGCGTTTGGCTAAGCTGGTAGGAGGCGTAGCCGTTATTAAAGTTGGAGCACCAACCGAGACAGAACTTAAAGAGAAAAAATTTCGAGTTGAAGACGCTCTCGCTGCTACCCAGGCAGCGACAGAAAAGGGAATAGTTCCAGGTGGGGGAGCTATTCTGGTACATGCTTCTCAAAGAGTTAGTAACCTAAATTTTGAAAATGAAGATCAGCGGGTGGGAGCCAATATAATTTGCAAAGCTCTGGAAGAACCCGCAAAAAGAATTGCAGAGAACGCGGGTTTTAATGGTGCGCTTGTGGTGGCTACCATAAAAGAAAAACCGGTTGGATGGGGTTTTGATGCCATGGCGGGTAACTTTGTTCAAATGCAAGATGCAGGTATCGTAGACCCAACTAAAGTAGTACTTACCGCTCTTCAAAACGCATTCAGTATGGCTTCTCTTGTTTTAACCACCCAGGCCATCGTTGCAGAGTTGAAAGAATAAACCTTCCCCAGGGACCACTCAAAAGCGGTTCCTGGGGAAGTTAATCCAGACGTTCGAGCTTCTTATTTGAGATTATCTCAAACCGATAGTATAATTTCTAAATCACTTGCACAGGACCAATTTTTTCCAATAAAACAGAAATAAGCAATTTGAAAAACAGGAAGGTGAGCTGTGATGGAAAACTGGTTCATAGGACGAAACCGCACAGCGAGGATGACCTATGGATTTGATGATGTCTCGCTGGTTCCTGGTGAAGTTACTGTTGACCCACAAGATGTGGATATCTCTACCCGGATAGGCAATGTTTCCCTAAGCATTCCTCTT
This portion of the Thermatribacter velox genome encodes:
- the groL gene encoding chaperonin GroEL (60 kDa chaperone family; promotes refolding of misfolded polypeptides especially under stressful conditions; forms two stacked rings of heptamers to form a barrel-shaped 14mer; ends can be capped by GroES; misfolded proteins enter the barrel where they are refolded when GroES binds), giving the protein MAAKRVVLGIEAQKAIKNGINKVANLVRLTLGPKGRNVVIERKYGPPLVSNDGVTIAREVEIENYLEELGSKLAKEVATKTNDVVGDGTTTALVLAQTMIEEGLKATTIACNPVLLRQGMEKALKQVIEFIENSSISIESSEQIVQVASISANDVAIGRLIAQAMEKVGRDGVITVEESPSSQTVLELVEGIQFDRGFLSPYMITNPEKMEAVLENPYILVTDFKISTSRALLPLLQKIHQRGASLLIIAEELEGEALTTLVVNKLQGVLKVLAVKAPAFGERRKEILKDIAVLTGAQVISQELGMKLEKVTLDLLGRADKVVATKEKTTIIGGKGNKKDIEERIKQIKVQIDRATSEYDREKLRERLAKLVGGVAVIKVGAPTETELKEKKFRVEDALAATQAATEKGIVPGGGAILVHASQRVSNLNFENEDQRVGANIICKALEEPAKRIAENAGFNGALVVATIKEKPVGWGFDAMAGNFVQMQDAGIVDPTKVVLTALQNAFSMASLVLTTQAIVAELKE